GCCACGCAAGAACAGTTGCACCCAGCCGAGGGCGAGATTGAAAAAGCGGTTCCATTCATCTTCATCCCAGCCCTCATCGAAGAAGCCCGTGCCGAACTCATCCTTCGGCGTGTAGTTGACGGAATAGTGGGGTACCAGTGGAATCTCGATTTTGCGGCCTTCGCGGCTGCCGCCTTCGCCCGTGACCACGTCGTTCGTGGTGATGGCAAACTTGGGGCTGTCCTTGAATGGGATCAAGATCTCCGGCTGGTTCTTGCGGTTGACGGCCATATCGGCGGCAATCTCCGTGAAGAGCTTGTCTAGGCTGAGTCGCTTGTTGGGCCACTCGTCGAAGTAAGCAATGCGGGTGTCGTCATCAATGCGCTGAAAGCGGAAGCTGTCATCGAAGCGGAAGTTCTCGCCTGGAATGAGCGTTACCTTCACCAGTTTACTCACGGCTTTGATGAGCAAGCTCTTGCCCGTGCGGCCGTCGCGCCGGCCCTGGGTGGCTACTTCATCGACGATGATGATACACTTGGTATTAGTTTCCTCCTTGTAGCCATGGAGCAAATAGCCAAGGGCTTTCTGTAGCTGTTCTAGGCGCTGGGCATCCTTGCCTGTAACATTGACCATGAACGAGTGAAAGTCGCACTGTTGCGCCGCACCTTGGTCAACGAGGTAAATATCGTGGGCGATCTTCTGTGTGTCCCAGATGAGGCCAGGCAGCGCGGCGTAGGGGTGCTTGGTGATAGCCTCAGCAGTAACTTCTACCCAGCCGTTCTGGAAAAAGAAGTGCGCCTTATTCGGAGTATCGCGCACGAAGCTAGGTACGAAGGGCTGAAGCGTTTGCAGCACCTCACGGTCGAATACGCCCCGTATTTGCGTGAGTAGCACATCGAGTAGATCTTCCTGCTCAATGTCATCAAAATGGGCGGGTAGCCCCTCGACGTAATCAAACGCATACTGCTTTACTTCAAAGTGCTTGACGCGGCACACCACGTTGTCAACGACCCGTAGCCATTCTACATTTTCGCCGGCCGGGCGCCGGCAGAAGCCTTCTTGGTTATACCATTTGCGCAGCTTCACGCGGTCAATCATGAGCCTGAAGCTGTCGCGCTTCTTCTCGTTCTCGACCAGCTTCCAAAAGGTCAGGAACGTAGGATTCGGCGTGTCAAGCACGGCATCTATGGCCGGCGCTAACAACTCGGGCTTAATGCCATCGTAGATCCCCAACGCATTTACGATCAACTCCCGCGGCTGACCTTCACGGGCCCTTTGGCGCACGATACGCTGTTGGAAATCAGGTAAGAGAGGTTTCTGAGCTCCTTTCTTGAAGCCACTACGAATGGTGGCTTCGGCCGTTTTTAGATTCTTTACCTCAGGCTTTGTCTGAATAGCTTGATACAAAGAATCGAAGGCGTCAGCCTCATTGACATAGCCCGTGGCAATGTACCCACCGCATAAGTGAGCCGCATCCCGCAATTGATAATGCTTGCTACCCTCCGTGCTATCATACACCATGCGGCAGGCGCGCTCAATAATCACCTTGCCATAATTCGTGCGCGGTGCATAACCCCCGACGCCCAACTCAGGGCGAGACTGGCTGAGCCGCGGCGCCGGCCTAGTCTCCGGCAATGATTCTTCGAAGGTAGCCGCTGACTCGTTCAAGTATAGATCCGGATCATAGCTCACGTAGCGTAGGCGCGAGACGTCGCTGCAGGCCGGATCAACGACGAGTCCATGCGCTTGTTGGTAATAGGCCGCCAGTGCTCGGAAGCTGCCTTTGTGGTCTTCCTCCGGAATGGGGATGATGATGGAGTAGCCTTCGCCGCCGACGCTGTACGAGCAAGCGAACGTGTACGAGTCGGCTTCGACTCTTTTGCGCTTAGCCACGAGGTCGACGCCCGGGTTATGCTTCTTGTCGACATCTAGGCATATCAAGCCGCTGTGCTTGATCAGAGCTTCGCTCAGCCGCTGGGTGAAGGTACCCGAGACTGTGTAGGCAGGGAGCTTTAGCTTTTCTTCATCATAGGTAGCGGTGCCCAGCAGAGCGCGCACGGCTTCGACGGCCTCGCGCCACCTGCCCAACTGCACATCGCGGAGTACCGCCACAATGTCCGTTTCTTGGCTGGCCTTCGTTTGTTTAGGCTTGGGAAAATAGGAGACGAGCATATCGGCAACGGAGACACGTTCAGGGCTATAAGGCCGGAAACGAGGGGAAGGAATAGGAGAGAGGGTGCACCTAGCTAGGTGCGTCGCTAGCCCGCGGCTAGTTCAAGGAGACCAGTTTGGTTAACAGTTCGGCAAAGGCAGTGAGTGGGTCAGCGTCTTCACGGACCTCAAAACGCACGATGGCTTCGATCTCTTTGGGCAGTAACACTGTGCCCCAGCTGCCATCCAGGGCCACCAGTTCAATAAAGGGTATCCGAGCGGCGAGCTTGTTCTTCTCTACCTTGAAGCCGAGCATTTCCTGCTTCCCTTTACGCGAGATAACGATGTGCTGTCCAGGCTGAAGCTGCCACCATTCGCCCTGCAGCATACGGGCGGCCCAGAACGTACGACTTTCAGGAAGAGGTATGGTAAATTCTGGAGCGGTGTGGCCTAGTGCTTTTTGGCTGAGACGCTTTTGCAGTGCCTTGGAGAAGTTACCCACGACGTCCTCCTTTCAGACTGCGCTGCTGGCTCTGTAAGCTGCTAAGCAGTTCAGAGCGTTTAAAATAGGTGCGGCTGCCCATTTTTGAGTAGGGCAATTTACCTATGCGCTTCCACTCGTGGATGCTATGAACTGTTACATTAAGCAGGGCTGCTGCCTGCTTAACAGTAAGCAATTCCTCCGTTTCAACTGCATTAGTAGGCATAGCTATACCTACTTGCTGAAGTTCGAATCGGACCACAGCCCGGAATTGTTCCAACAATTCAGCAGGCGTGATACCGGCAGTAATGATTGTAGATTGCATTTGCTGTAACCACAGGGATGTTGCCTGATGGCATTGAGCAAATAGACTAAACCTAATGAGCAGTTACGGGTGGCCCTTATTGGAACTATCCATAACTGCTCATTACTGACCAACAGAAGGTAGTTATTGATCTTTTGGGTGGCTTCTTATCCAAGCGTCAACCCATCCTTTTGCCTCTGCAACATAATCCCTGAAGGAGTAGCTGCCATTGTCAGCGATATTAGGTTTGTAGTTAATCACTTTGTCTCCTAAAACAGCACCATAAGCATGGTAGAAGATTTCTGCCCATATCTTATTAGTCTTAACAGGTATGAATAGCCCACTTCTTTGCAATACTTTATAAGCTGCAGTAAAAGCACTCTTGCCTTTTTGGCCTCTGCCTAATGATTCATTCGTTAAGCAATTTCCTTTGTTATCGACAATGCTTAAATACTGCATTAGCTCCAAAGCATCTTGCCAAGTGAAGCCTGGCTGACATAAAACCTGTACTGCTTCTGGACCTGTCGCTGGTGCTGGTTCAATTGTTAAATCATCAATCTTGGCAGGAGGTGTTGTAGGTTGTTCAGACAGTAAGTCATTCCCTTGTAGTGGATGTGCTTCGGCAGCACTGGTTCGCCGGATAATGAAGCCACGCTCAATGTCATAACGAGGCGGCCAAGATGGGCAGGAGTCATACTTTCGCTTGAGCCATTCAAGCGCTACAAGAACACGTTTGTTAGGAGAAGGATATTCTTCCTCCAATAGGTCAATCAGGTATTGAAAAGTGGGTCGCTCGTTTTCCCGCCCGAAGCGTGCTTGTAACCAATCTGACAAGGCAAATGCCGGCACCGTATCTGGGTCAGAAAGAGAGCCCCCCACTGATCTCAAGAAAGCAGCCTGAAAGTCAGGATGAAATGGAATACTTTCACCGGCATTAAATTCAGTGTTTCCTGTTTCCCGATATTCCCATAGATGTTCTTGTTCAGCGCGCTCAATAGCCTTTTCACGCGCCCAGATCCAATAATTATTGAGGGAATCTAAATCAGGCTCATCATTGGATTCGTTCGAAGAGTTATAGTCTTCATCGTCTTGGTAATCTTCGTATTCTTCGTGCTCAGTACTCATCAGCTTGCCAGCTTATTTGTTGCCAAATACCAAATTGTTAATGAGGCAAAAGGTAACTCGGCTATTACTCCCAATTACTATCTACTTCGCCCCCTTGCCTCTTACTGCATCAAGAAGGCGTGTCGGTCACAATCCTTAGCCGTGGCTCGCCTCTTTCATCTAGAAGTGTGTTCAACGTAGTATCAGGTCGAATACATAGTTCGGCCTTAAGCCTTTGCTGCTTATCAACGCGTGCTACCTCTTGACACCAATATACTTCCTGCTCTTCCAGCTTCTGGAGTCTGGTTTGAGTAGTCTCTAGTAGCGTTTGTGCTAGGTTTCTTCCTGAGTTATCAGGGCATAACATAGTTACTATACCGCCTGCGCAAGTGAAGCTTACTTCTACTGGCTTACCTAGCTCCAAGTCGCGTAACACAGACTTCAAAGTGATTTCTGTGGTACGAGCTTCATCTAAGTAAGCCATGGCTTCGCGCAATTCTTTTTCAGCGTAGTTCATATCAATGGTATTAAGCGCCGAAGCGAAATGAAATAACCTGTGTTTGATGTTCTTCTGGCTCTGGCTCAAAGTAAGGGTCAGGTGCGTTGGCGCTGCCAAACACGGCGTCAAATTCATCAGCAACCGTATTGTCGAGAATCTTGGCGTATAGTTTTTCTGTCAGGCGCACAGAAGCATGACCTAGCACCTTCGACACGGTTTCCATTCGCATCCCCTTGTTGAGCAACATAACCCCAGCCGTCTTGCGCCCAATGTGGGTTGTCAGGTTCTGTTTGAAACCGATAACCTTGGCGACTTCCTTTAGATAGCGGTTGTAGTGCTGCCCCGACGTAACTGGCAAGTGGTCGTTATACTTACCAAGAATCATTTCCGCTTCTTGAGATAGCGGTATAACACATTTGTACTCTTGGAAAAGGGTAGACTTTTTGCGCGTTACATGCAGAATACGCCTTCCATTGCGCGCTTCAGCGGCTTTCGCGACATCAAGCGCCTCTAAATCCGAATACGACAACCCTGTCCAGCACTGGAACAAGAAACAGTCCACCACACGCTGCATACCCTCTTCCTTAAAAGAATGAGTAGCGAGCTTGTGTATCTGCTCAGGCGTCAGATAAACCAATTCTTTCGGAGTTAGCTTCTTGCACTTATATCCCTTTAATGGATTGCGACTTAGATACTCCCGGCGTACACCCCACTCCAGTACTTGACCTAGGTACTGCGTAATTTTTGCCACGTAGTTCCGATTGCACTTATCCGTAACCAAGAGCCACTGCACCATTTTATCCGCCGCCGTATGCTTGACTTCATCGGGGCGTAGCTCTATTTGCTTGGTGGCCTCTAGGTATTGGGTTATTTTCTTTCGCCACACGCCGTTGGTTTTGTAGGTCACAAGCGATATTTCAACCCCAATAAGGCTTTCCCGCTCCCTTTGGTAATCCGCAAGAAGCTGAATCAAGCTCAACGGGCACTCGCCCGCATTGTACTGGCGCAGGATGGCAGCACAGGTAATAGGCTGCTTTTGCCGTTCTAAGTCGTAGATAATTTCGGTTAAACGATCTTCGATCTTTGTGATGCGCAGATTAGCGAGCATAGCCGCCTCTTTGCGGCCATTGACCCGCTTGGT
This Hymenobacter sp. GOD-10R DNA region includes the following protein-coding sequences:
- a CDS encoding site-specific integrase, whose product is MLTIPKIHFWFRKNPRNADRPGSIVCRLTVTKKSEEETTIHEENFATGVLVQRTEWNTHTKRVNGRKEAAMLANLRITKIEDRLTEIIYDLERQKQPITCAAILRQYNAGECPLSLIQLLADYQRERESLIGVEISLVTYKTNGVWRKKITQYLEATKQIELRPDEVKHTAADKMVQWLLVTDKCNRNYVAKITQYLGQVLEWGVRREYLSRNPLKGYKCKKLTPKELVYLTPEQIHKLATHSFKEEGMQRVVDCFLFQCWTGLSYSDLEALDVAKAAEARNGRRILHVTRKKSTLFQEYKCVIPLSQEAEMILGKYNDHLPVTSGQHYNRYLKEVAKVIGFKQNLTTHIGRKTAGVMLLNKGMRMETVSKVLGHASVRLTEKLYAKILDNTVADEFDAVFGSANAPDPYFEPEPEEHQTQVISFRFGA
- a CDS encoding BT4734/BF3469 family protein: MLVSYFPKPKQTKASQETDIVAVLRDVQLGRWREAVEAVRALLGTATYDEEKLKLPAYTVSGTFTQRLSEALIKHSGLICLDVDKKHNPGVDLVAKRKRVEADSYTFACSYSVGGEGYSIIIPIPEEDHKGSFRALAAYYQQAHGLVVDPACSDVSRLRYVSYDPDLYLNESAATFEESLPETRPAPRLSQSRPELGVGGYAPRTNYGKVIIERACRMVYDSTEGSKHYQLRDAAHLCGGYIATGYVNEADAFDSLYQAIQTKPEVKNLKTAEATIRSGFKKGAQKPLLPDFQQRIVRQRAREGQPRELIVNALGIYDGIKPELLAPAIDAVLDTPNPTFLTFWKLVENEKKRDSFRLMIDRVKLRKWYNQEGFCRRPAGENVEWLRVVDNVVCRVKHFEVKQYAFDYVEGLPAHFDDIEQEDLLDVLLTQIRGVFDREVLQTLQPFVPSFVRDTPNKAHFFFQNGWVEVTAEAITKHPYAALPGLIWDTQKIAHDIYLVDQGAAQQCDFHSFMVNVTGKDAQRLEQLQKALGYLLHGYKEETNTKCIIIVDEVATQGRRDGRTGKSLLIKAVSKLVKVTLIPGENFRFDDSFRFQRIDDDTRIAYFDEWPNKRLSLDKLFTEIAADMAVNRKNQPEILIPFKDSPKFAITTNDVVTGEGGSREGRKIEIPLVPHYSVNYTPKDEFGTGFFDEGWDEDEWNRFFNLALGWVQLFLRGGRKLTQLQNAGLSSRKLEEATSPEFVEWAAEVVAHDASYSTGDPMSKHLWAEPMYENFLAYSGEQKTRFSMRRFYQFMARYGFERKKWIMRDIYRDKSYFLKPGEIE
- a CDS encoding helix-turn-helix domain-containing protein; translated protein: MQSTIITAGITPAELLEQFRAVVRFELQQVGIAMPTNAVETEELLTVKQAAALLNVTVHSIHEWKRIGKLPYSKMGSRTYFKRSELLSSLQSQQRSLKGGRRG